TCCAGCTTCCACGCCATACATATATTCCTCCTCTTTGCCTTATGTATTATTGTATTAAGTGATTAATATAATAATACATAAGAAAAAAAGAGATGTCAACAAAAAGTTGAAATCTCTCATAATCTGAATAAGGGGATATGGGATGAAGATAATTGCTTTGCAGCCGGCTTACGCGAGGTATCGCACTGCGGCGGAGGGGGGGAGTATGTCGCTGTCGCGACCCGCCGCAGGCGGAGAATCCTGCTTTGCAGGATTCTTTTTTATTGTAATTTCTTTTCAGGAAACAAATTCCCGGATACAGGAGAGCAATCTCTCATTGTCATCCGGCTTCATGAAACAGAAGCGGAAATAGGTGTCATCCAAAAAAGGAAATGTGGAGCAGTTGCGGATCATCATGCCCCGGCGGATAGCCATGTCAAACAGCTCTGCGGCGGAGAGAGACTCCTTCAACAGACGCACGAGAACAAAGTTGGCGCAGGGAGGATAAACTTTCAGACCGTCTGTCACCGATAACTTTTGGAAGACATGCTGCCGCTGGCTGTCAATCAGTTCCCTCGTCCGGCGGATATAGTCCGTATCTGTAAACAGAAGCCGGCCGGCCGTCTCGGCGATACTGCTGACTGACCAGGGATTCTGCTTTCGCGCCGCGGATCTGATCAGAGTTTCATCTGCAGTGACGGCGTACCCAAGGCGCAGACCCGGAGAGGCGAAAAATTTGGAGACCCCTCTGAGAACGACGAGATTGTCATATTGTTCCGTCAGTGGGATGGCACTGGCAGCGTCCACGTCGCGGACAAATTCCATATAGGTTTCATCGACCATGACAAAAATATGACGCTGCCGGCACAGGTCGAGAATGGTGCGCAGACGGTCTGCGCCGATGAGAGTCGAGGTAGGATTATTCGGATTACAGAGAATGAACAAGTCGATCTCCGGCTGCAGAGCCTGCTTCAGTTTGTCTTCATTGAGAGCAAAGTCTGCGGACTCTTCCAGAGGAAAGTACGAACAGGTACCGCCGGAAAGACAGACTTCACGTTCATATTCCGAATAAGTTGGTCCGAGGATCAACGCCTTTTTCGGATCTTGTATCTGGATGACAAGAGAAATCAGTTCCGTGGAGCCGTTGCCGACGATGACACGGTCGCTCTCTGTTTTGCAGTAGGAGGCGATCGTTTCCCGCAGCTTTTGATAGGTTCTGTCCGGATAGGTGGTGATTACATCGAGCTGTGCGGACAGCCTTTCCTTAAACTGACGGGAGAGCCCGAGCGGATTTACATTGGCGCTGAAACTGACGATTTCTTCTTTGCGGATACCATAAAGGCTTTCGATCTTTTCCAGATCACTGCCATGGAATTGGTCTGATGGTTTTAACATTTCCTGCTCCATTCTTGAACTTATACTATAAATCATGCTATACTTATTATAATTCTATACGTAGAAAAGTCAAATGAGGAAGAGTGAGGGCGGCGTAATTGATGGACAGAAGAGAGAAGATCGCGGAAATGCTTGCAGCAAGATCTGTTTGCAGGGAAGGTTCCCTTTCTTTTTCATGCCCAAAAGTAGAATGCTGCGTGAAAGCAGGCCAGTCTGTGGAGGGGAGCTTTTGCATGACCGGGCGGGAAGACACCGTTCTGACAGGAACCGTTGTCACGGGTGATCTCCGTATGCACTGTCTGAAATCTGAGTTTACAGGCAATCCGTCTGAAGTTTTTTACCGGTTTGACAGTACGGGGCTGGAGGAACGGGAAGTCTGCACGGGTGAGTTTAAGATCGTCTCCAATCAGGGAGAATATACCCTTCCTTATGCGATAACCGTTCAGCCCGAACTGTTTGAGACTTCTCTCGGCCCGATGAAAAATCTCTTTCACTTTGCCAATCTGGCAAAGACTAACTGGAGAGAAGCTGTCGAGGTCTTTTACTCCCCTGGGTTTGAAACAGTACTTTCCGGTAATGACAGACAATATCTGAACGGATACCGGGCGCTCAGCGCACTGCCGAGGCAGGAACAGAAGGTGGAGGAATTTCTCATCTGGGTACGGAAGAAACAGCCGGTTGCCTATACTTGTGACCGGGACAGTGTCGTGATCTCCGCCTCGGAGGACATGATCCGTGAGGTCATTACCCTGACGAGAGACGGCTGGGGGCACACAAGACTTTTGGTGGAGACAAAAGGGCGGTTCCTGCAGGCGGAAAAAGATGTGCTGACAGACGACGATTTTCTTGGCGATCAGTGCCACTGCGGGCTGATTATATTCCGGGATGCACTTCACGGAGGCCGCAATTACGGAAAGGTACGGTTTTTTAATGAATATGTCTCTTTGGAAATCGCCGTGTGTGCAGAGCATAAGAAGAGAACGCCTGTCAGACGCAGGAAGGGCAAAAGACGGAAACTGCTGGAGTTTTACCAGCAATATCTTCAATACAGTGTAGGCAGGCTGTCCAAACAGGAGTGGCTGGCTTCCACAGAGGCTATTGTGTCAGGGATGAATTACTATGGCAAAGAAAATCCAGTCAAAGAATTGTTTCAGGCGCAGCTTCAACTGACAAAGGAACGGTATAAAGAAGCGAAATGGCTTCTCGACTATGCGGGAAATGTGATTGTACCGGAGGAAACAAGACCGGAGACAGTCTGTTATTATCTGTATCTGACGACACTGACGAGCAAAGACGGACATTATATCCGGGCGGTGACAGAGGAAATCCGGCGGATCTATCAGACTGATCCGACAAACTGGCAGGTCGCCTGGCTGCTTTTGTATCTGGATGAAGAGTGTGGAAAAAGTGTTTCCAGGAAATGGCTTTTTCTCGAACAACAGTTTGAAAGAGGGTGTCGCAGTCCGATCTGGTATATGGAGGCTGCGATGCTTGTCAGGAAGAATCCGGCACTTTTGATGAAGACAACGCCCTTTGTCATGCAGACGCTTAACTTCATGGCGAAATATGATTTTCTGACGGATGCCTGTATCGGGCAGGTGCATTATCTGGCTGACAGGCTGAAGCAGTATTCAGAGAGGATGTATGCCGTCCTGCAAGTCTGCTATGAAAAGAAGAAAGACGTGGAGACGCTGCGGGCTATCTGTACGCTTCTGATTAAGGGAAATAAGATCGGTCCGGCATATGCCGTCTGGTATCGAAAAGGGATCGAATGTGAACTGTGGATCACCAGATTGTATGAACACTATAT
The sequence above is a segment of the Lachnospiraceae bacterium JLR.KK008 genome. Coding sequences within it:
- the cobD gene encoding threonine-phosphate decarboxylase CobD, with protein sequence MLKPSDQFHGSDLEKIESLYGIRKEEIVSFSANVNPLGLSRQFKERLSAQLDVITTYPDRTYQKLRETIASYCKTESDRVIVGNGSTELISLVIQIQDPKKALILGPTYSEYEREVCLSGGTCSYFPLEESADFALNEDKLKQALQPEIDLFILCNPNNPTSTLIGADRLRTILDLCRQRHIFVMVDETYMEFVRDVDAASAIPLTEQYDNLVVLRGVSKFFASPGLRLGYAVTADETLIRSAARKQNPWSVSSIAETAGRLLFTDTDYIRRTRELIDSQRQHVFQKLSVTDGLKVYPPCANFVLVRLLKESLSAAELFDMAIRRGMMIRNCSTFPFLDDTYFRFCFMKPDDNERLLSCIREFVS